Part of the Longimicrobium sp. genome, CCACCGCCTGCGCCACCGCGCCGGCCTCCGCCCCCGCGGCCGGTCCCGCAGTAGTTGCGTCCTCCACGCCCAACCCCGTGGGCACGTTCAACTTTCGCTCGAACGTCCAGGGACGCGACTTCGACGGCATCATCCGCATCGCCCGCGCGGTAAGCGGTGCGTACACCGGCACCGTCACCACGCCGCTGACCGGCGAGCTTCCGGTGCGGTCGGTAGACGTGCAGGGCAGCAGCATCCGTGTCACCGCCCAGGGCCGCATGGGCGACGCCGTGCTCACCATGAACTTCACCGGCGCAAGCTTCACGGGCGACTGGACGTATGGCCCGTCGTCCGGCCGCATGACCGGCCGCGCGGCTCCCGCCTCCTGACGCACTCCCTCGTCATCCGTCGCACTGAGCTCATTCCCCGAGCAGGACCTCTCATGAACTTCGCATTCGCACGGCTCGCCGCCGTGGCGATCATCCTCACCGCCGCAATCCTCCCCCGCGCGGCGGCCGCGCAGGCGACCGATGCCTCGCCTGCGCACCAGGGCGTCATCGAGCGGGCGCGTTCCATGGCCCTCGCGCTCGTGGAGCGCGACACCCTGCCGGGGCTGTCCATCGCCGTGGGCATCGACGGCCGGATCGTCTGGGCAGAGGGATTCGGCTGGGCCGACGTGGAAGCGCGCAAGCCCGTGACGCCGCTCACCCGCTTTCGGATGGGCAGCGTCGGCAAGGCGATGACCTCCGCGGGCGTGGGGGTGCTGGTGCAGCGCGGGCGGCTGGACCTGGACGCGCCGGTGCAGTCGTACGTCCCCGAGTTTCCCGAAAAGCCCTGGCCCGTCACCACGCGCCAGCTGATGGGCCACCTGGGCGGCATCCGCCACTACGGCAGCGAGGCCGAGGTCCTGGGCGACCGGCACTGCAACGACGTCCGCGAGGGGATCGCCGCC contains:
- a CDS encoding serine hydrolase domain-containing protein produces the protein MNFAFARLAAVAIILTAAILPRAAAAQATDASPAHQGVIERARSMALALVERDTLPGLSIAVGIDGRIVWAEGFGWADVEARKPVTPLTRFRMGSVGKAMTSAGVGVLVQRGRLDLDAPVQSYVPEFPEKPWPVTTRQLMGHLGGIRHYGSEAEVLGDRHCNDVREGIAAFAADSLLARPGTRYSYSSFGYTLVSAAMQAAAGEPYADFMRREVFAPLGMDRTIPEPPGAPHPERADLYVRSSGLVPAPHDDDSCVLAAGGFISTPSDLVRFGFGMMNGQLLAPATRQLLWTALRLESGASTGYGLGWFVR